Genomic DNA from Chroococcidiopsis sp. TS-821:
TGGAAAGCAGTCCGTGTTGCAGTGAGTGAACTCGGAGAAAAAGTGTGCTCCGGTTGTAGGTTCGACAATGCCGTACAAGTAAGTGGCACGAAACTGCCATTGCACTTTCCCTTTCGGTTTAACCCCTGGTGCAGTGATTTTGCGACCACTAATCGTCTTGAGTCCAATGCGTGTTTCATCCTCACAGAAGAATCGAACCTGTCCACTTAAACCCAGCACTCCAACGGCGAACCAAGCTAACATTGCCAAATTCTCAGCCAGTTTTTTTATAGGTTTCTACTTGCTCGGGTGATTGCTGGGCACTGACTGGACGAGCCACTTTGGGAGAAGCTTTGAGGCGATAATGCACCAACTGATGCACCGTTTTGTAGGGGGAAACAATGCCGAGTTGGTTCTCCAACCACTGGCAAATCTCGCCGTAACTGTTGAACCCTTCCTCCTGCTGCAACCGTTGGCTTAAGGCATCCTGCGCCCATTGAGGAATGCTATGCTGCCGTCCAAGGCATGGTTTACGGGTTAACAAGCCTACGAGTCCT
This window encodes:
- a CDS encoding helix-turn-helix domain-containing protein — encoded protein: MAGVYKLEIAESVEDLKQLLRAQKSASDKERIQLLYLLKSEQAKTVQAAAELLGRHRVTVQEWLRLYRQGGLVGLLTRKPCLGRQHSIPQWAQDALSQRLQQEEGFNSYGEICQWLENQLGIVSPYKTVHQLVHYRLKASPKVARPVSAQQSPEQVETYKKTG